Proteins encoded by one window of Acidipropionibacterium virtanenii:
- a CDS encoding L-lactate dehydrogenase — translation MNSPVSSRRPSKVSIVGAGSVGSSMAYACLIRGSADVVALYDIAKDKVEAEVADLAHGSEFVPSKVMGGADVNDTAGSDIVIITAGARQRPGQSRLDLAGVNAGIVSSLMPQLVEQSPSAIFIIVTNPCDVLAVVAQQVSGLPEHRVFSSGTLLDTSRLRYLISQWANVATPHVHAAIVGEHGDSEFPVWSTANISGVPIRDWTVDGDRVFTDEVLADLGREAAMAAYKIIDGKGATNYGIGLTGARLTEVLLSATRSVLPLSGIVHGVHGVDGVALSLPRLVSGEGIGAAVPIPLDATELEKFQASAEQLHETLSSIAK, via the coding sequence ATGAATTCACCAGTCTCATCCAGACGCCCCTCGAAGGTCTCCATCGTCGGAGCGGGCAGCGTCGGCAGCTCGATGGCGTACGCCTGTCTCATCCGAGGGTCTGCCGACGTCGTGGCCCTCTACGACATCGCCAAGGACAAGGTCGAGGCGGAGGTCGCCGACCTGGCCCACGGCTCCGAGTTCGTCCCCTCGAAGGTGATGGGCGGCGCAGACGTCAATGACACCGCCGGTTCCGACATCGTCATCATCACCGCCGGCGCGCGCCAGCGGCCCGGCCAGAGCCGGCTCGACCTGGCCGGCGTCAACGCGGGAATCGTCTCCAGCCTGATGCCCCAGCTCGTCGAGCAGTCCCCCAGTGCCATCTTCATCATCGTCACCAATCCGTGCGACGTCCTCGCCGTCGTCGCCCAGCAGGTCTCCGGCCTGCCGGAGCACCGGGTGTTCTCCTCGGGGACGCTGCTGGACACCTCGCGGCTGCGCTACCTCATCTCCCAGTGGGCCAACGTCGCCACCCCGCACGTCCACGCCGCGATCGTCGGCGAGCACGGCGACTCGGAGTTCCCGGTGTGGTCGACGGCGAATATCTCCGGGGTGCCGATCCGCGACTGGACGGTCGACGGCGATCGGGTCTTCACCGATGAGGTGCTGGCCGATCTGGGCCGCGAGGCCGCCATGGCCGCCTACAAGATCATCGACGGCAAGGGGGCCACGAACTACGGCATCGGGCTCACCGGCGCCCGGCTGACCGAGGTCCTGCTCAGCGCGACCCGCTCGGTGCTGCCGCTGTCGGGAATCGTTCACGGTGTCCACGGAGTCGACGGCGTGGCGCTCTCACTGCCGCGGCTGGTGTCGGGCGAGGGCATCGGCGCCGCCGTACCGATCCCCCTGGACGCCACGGAGCTGGAGAAGTTCCAGGCCTCCGCCGAGCAGCTCCACGAGACCCTGAGCTCCATCGCGAAATAG
- a CDS encoding NAD-dependent malic enzyme gives MSDGQRSLFEFGHDQQGRFVRITARGSAVLADPRINRGSAFTVAEREALGLDGLIPDGVIGIDAQVRQAYRQYGAQPDDLSKYLFLDSAHDSDEVLYYRLLADHLAEMLPVVDTPTVGRAIGQYSHWYQRPRGVYLSIDDPDAMEESLLAMGQDPHGVDVIATTDSEAILGLGDQGVGGVAITIGKLAVYTAAGGLHPHRLLPVVLDVGTDNLALLSDNSYVGLRHSRTRGAEYDEFLARYIETVTRVFPDAMIHWEDFGAVNATRILACYGDDHRLFNDDIQGTGAVALAALATAVRASRKRLADQRIVIFGAGSAGTGIARLAMRFMTQEGLSPEDAVGRIWALNSHGLLHGSGQMFDYQRPWARADEDLADWVLDVPGEYGLADVVRNVQPTVLIGCSTVAGAFDEGIVTTMADHCDRPVIMPLSNPTERAEAVPTDLLAWTGGRARVVTGSPFAPVEFDGIAHHIAQANNALVFPGIGLGVTAARASRVSSGMIAAAARELSRATDASATGSSLLPPISGLRAISARVGLAVALTAVEEGLATVEFTDPVQEILDAMWEPEYPRVVVG, from the coding sequence ATGTCGGACGGGCAGCGCAGCCTTTTCGAGTTCGGGCATGATCAACAGGGTCGATTCGTGAGAATCACGGCTCGGGGAAGTGCGGTGCTCGCCGATCCGAGGATCAACCGCGGTTCGGCCTTCACGGTCGCCGAGCGCGAGGCTCTCGGGCTGGACGGCCTGATCCCGGACGGCGTCATCGGGATCGACGCTCAGGTGCGGCAGGCATACCGGCAGTACGGGGCGCAGCCCGACGACCTGTCGAAGTACCTCTTCCTGGACAGCGCCCACGACTCCGACGAGGTGCTCTACTACCGGCTGCTGGCCGACCATCTCGCCGAGATGCTGCCGGTCGTCGACACTCCGACCGTGGGGCGGGCGATCGGCCAGTACAGCCACTGGTACCAGCGTCCGCGCGGGGTCTACCTGTCCATCGACGATCCCGACGCGATGGAGGAGTCGCTGCTGGCGATGGGTCAGGATCCCCACGGGGTCGACGTCATCGCCACCACCGATTCCGAGGCCATCCTGGGCCTGGGCGATCAGGGCGTCGGGGGTGTGGCGATCACGATCGGGAAACTGGCCGTGTACACGGCTGCCGGCGGGCTGCATCCCCACCGGCTGCTCCCGGTGGTGCTCGACGTCGGCACCGACAATCTCGCGCTGCTCAGCGACAATTCCTATGTCGGTCTGCGCCATTCGCGCACCCGAGGCGCCGAGTATGATGAATTTCTGGCCAGATATATCGAGACCGTCACTCGGGTATTTCCCGACGCCATGATCCACTGGGAAGATTTCGGAGCGGTCAATGCCACCAGAATTCTTGCCTGCTACGGGGACGATCACCGGCTGTTCAATGATGACATCCAGGGCACCGGCGCGGTGGCCCTGGCCGCTCTGGCGACCGCCGTGCGCGCCTCGCGGAAGCGTCTGGCCGATCAGCGGATCGTGATCTTCGGCGCCGGCTCGGCCGGTACCGGGATCGCCCGGCTGGCGATGCGGTTCATGACTCAGGAGGGGTTGAGCCCCGAGGACGCGGTGGGCCGGATCTGGGCGCTCAACTCCCACGGCCTGCTCCACGGATCCGGGCAGATGTTCGACTACCAGCGCCCGTGGGCACGCGCCGATGAAGACCTGGCGGACTGGGTGCTCGACGTTCCCGGCGAGTACGGGCTCGCCGATGTGGTGCGCAATGTGCAACCGACGGTGCTCATCGGCTGTTCGACCGTGGCCGGAGCCTTCGACGAGGGGATTGTCACGACGATGGCGGATCACTGCGACCGTCCGGTGATCATGCCCCTGTCGAATCCGACCGAGCGGGCCGAGGCGGTGCCGACAGACCTGCTGGCCTGGACCGGTGGGCGGGCGCGCGTGGTCACGGGTTCGCCCTTCGCCCCGGTGGAGTTCGACGGCATCGCGCATCACATCGCCCAGGCCAACAATGCTCTGGTCTTCCCGGGGATCGGGCTGGGGGTGACGGCGGCGCGGGCCTCACGGGTGTCCTCGGGGATGATCGCCGCCGCGGCGCGGGAGCTCTCCCGGGCCACCGATGCCAGTGCCACGGGCTCATCCCTGCTGCCACCGATCTCCGGGCTACGTGCCATCTCGGCGCGGGTCGGGCTGGCGGTGGCGCTGACGGCGGTCGAGGAGGGGCTGGCGACGGTGGAGTTCACCGACCCTGTCCAGGAGATCCTCGACGCCATGTGGGAGCCGGAGTACCCCCGGGTGGTGGTGGGATGA
- a CDS encoding glycoside hydrolase family 2 TIM barrel-domain containing protein, with the protein MPDPQYLTDTGPGTGRRRPARSWLHTDAPKLSLNGAWRFRLLPGAPGTLGGDQVLRRSGALPHDADGRPEEPFAMAAAGYDDSGWDELTLPCHWVMVGDGKYGSPIYTNVQLPFPVDPPNVPDENPTGDHRRSFTLPEDWADSSRYGAVVLRFDGVESRFAVWVNGEFVGTGTGSRLASEFDVTELVHPGENVIAVRVHQWSASSYVEDQDQWWLPGIFRDVTLEARPVGGLEDVWLRADYDHQTGSGVITPQLSCGDEAFPVRLSVPGLGVDVLWNSREDVAPVHIEQVEPWSAERPHLYDATVAGDAETVSLRIGFRAVRIVGDQFQVDGATVTFHGMNRHEIRADAGRVFDEEFAREDLALMKRHNVNAIRTSHYPPHPRLLDLADEFGFWVILENDLETHWAIEEIETDRLNPTSDPTWHDALVDRMRRTVERDKNHPSIVMWSLGNESGTGANLAAMAAWTRRRDPSRPIHYEGDRTTAYTDVYSRMYPSVPEVASIGSDDTTPLHGATVTESARLRTRPFILCEYAHAMGNGPGALDRYEALVDAHPRLHGGFVWEWRDHGLLTRSADGTPFYGYGGDFGETVHDGEFVVDGMVLSDSTPSPGLAEFAAVAAPLRFGFEPDDRSLRVANHRHDADTSDLRVAWRLEHAGRQVLEGRPDVAPVPAGEAARVNLPPLPIADVGETWLTVEAALAEDARWAPAGHVVARQQFDLTPAPEPAAAPVPPRAGARNTDVTGSFDLGPAHFEGADLVRLAGRPVSGPRLELWRAPASNDALASSPSSDAHDPAASWRGADWTPTGPDASYEDQWHAAHLDLLSSRLLEASRDGSSGGGMFHVERRYSVPDSAASVRVVEDWALDGDRLALDLSMIASPEWQIVWPRFGVRFDLPAGVDHASWFGTGPGPSYPDSRHGVQVGRFEAGIDDLFVDYAVPQENGHRSDLRSLTLGSADADGGVTPWLRLDTAPDEAGRRPGFTLSRWTAQQITAAAHSFELPGPTASYLYLDAAQNGLGSRSCGPDVWPTELLRPGSRSLHLSFKEL; encoded by the coding sequence ATGCCTGATCCCCAGTACCTGACCGACACCGGTCCCGGAACCGGGCGACGCCGCCCGGCCAGATCCTGGCTGCACACCGACGCCCCGAAGCTGAGCCTCAACGGGGCCTGGCGGTTCCGCCTGCTGCCCGGCGCTCCCGGGACCCTGGGCGGGGACCAGGTACTGCGCCGCAGCGGGGCACTTCCCCATGATGCCGACGGCCGGCCCGAGGAGCCCTTCGCGATGGCCGCGGCCGGCTACGACGACTCGGGTTGGGACGAGCTCACCCTGCCCTGCCACTGGGTGATGGTCGGCGACGGGAAGTACGGCTCCCCGATCTACACCAACGTGCAGCTGCCCTTCCCCGTCGATCCGCCGAACGTCCCCGATGAGAACCCCACCGGGGATCACCGGCGCTCCTTCACTCTGCCCGAGGACTGGGCCGACAGCTCCCGTTACGGGGCGGTCGTGCTGCGCTTCGACGGTGTCGAGTCGCGTTTCGCGGTGTGGGTCAACGGCGAATTCGTCGGCACCGGGACCGGCTCCCGGCTGGCATCGGAGTTCGACGTCACCGAGCTGGTGCATCCCGGCGAGAACGTCATCGCGGTGAGGGTGCACCAGTGGTCGGCCTCGAGCTACGTCGAGGACCAGGACCAGTGGTGGCTGCCGGGGATCTTCCGCGACGTCACCCTTGAGGCCCGCCCGGTCGGCGGCCTGGAGGACGTCTGGCTGCGAGCCGACTACGACCATCAGACCGGCTCCGGCGTCATCACCCCCCAGCTGAGCTGCGGTGACGAGGCCTTCCCGGTGCGGCTGAGCGTCCCCGGGCTTGGCGTCGACGTCCTCTGGAACAGTCGCGAGGACGTCGCGCCGGTCCACATCGAGCAGGTCGAGCCGTGGTCGGCCGAGCGCCCGCATCTCTACGACGCCACGGTGGCCGGCGACGCGGAGACCGTCAGCCTGAGGATCGGCTTCCGGGCGGTCCGGATCGTCGGCGACCAGTTCCAGGTCGACGGCGCCACGGTGACCTTCCACGGCATGAACCGCCACGAGATCCGAGCCGACGCCGGCCGCGTCTTCGACGAGGAGTTCGCCCGCGAGGACCTGGCGCTCATGAAGCGCCACAACGTCAACGCCATCAGGACCTCCCACTACCCGCCTCACCCGCGGCTGCTGGATCTGGCCGACGAGTTCGGCTTCTGGGTGATCCTTGAGAACGACCTGGAGACCCACTGGGCCATTGAGGAGATCGAGACCGACCGGCTCAACCCGACCAGCGACCCCACCTGGCACGACGCCCTGGTCGACCGGATGCGCCGGACCGTCGAGCGCGACAAGAACCACCCGAGCATCGTCATGTGGTCACTGGGCAACGAGTCCGGAACCGGTGCGAATCTGGCTGCGATGGCCGCTTGGACCAGGCGTCGCGATCCCTCGCGCCCGATCCACTACGAGGGTGACCGCACGACCGCCTACACCGACGTCTACTCGCGGATGTACCCGTCGGTCCCCGAGGTGGCCTCCATCGGCTCCGACGACACGACACCCCTGCACGGCGCCACGGTGACCGAATCGGCGCGGCTTCGGACCAGGCCCTTCATCCTGTGCGAGTACGCCCACGCGATGGGCAACGGGCCGGGCGCCCTGGATCGCTACGAGGCCCTCGTCGACGCCCATCCGCGGCTGCACGGCGGATTCGTGTGGGAATGGCGCGATCATGGCCTGCTCACCCGCAGCGCCGACGGGACGCCGTTCTACGGCTACGGCGGGGACTTCGGCGAGACCGTCCACGACGGCGAATTCGTCGTTGACGGGATGGTGCTGTCAGATTCGACGCCGTCGCCGGGGCTGGCCGAGTTCGCCGCCGTGGCCGCGCCCCTCCGGTTCGGCTTCGAGCCCGATGACCGGTCGCTGAGGGTCGCGAACCATCGTCATGACGCCGACACCTCGGATCTGCGGGTGGCCTGGCGTCTCGAACATGCTGGCCGTCAGGTCCTCGAAGGGCGCCCGGATGTTGCTCCGGTCCCGGCCGGGGAGGCCGCCCGGGTGAACCTGCCCCCGTTGCCGATCGCCGACGTCGGGGAGACCTGGCTGACCGTCGAGGCGGCCCTGGCCGAGGATGCCCGATGGGCCCCGGCCGGCCATGTCGTGGCCCGTCAGCAGTTCGACCTCACGCCGGCCCCGGAACCGGCGGCCGCACCCGTTCCGCCGAGGGCAGGGGCGAGGAACACCGACGTCACTGGCTCCTTCGATCTCGGCCCGGCCCACTTCGAGGGCGCCGATCTGGTCCGCCTGGCCGGCCGGCCGGTCTCGGGTCCACGGCTGGAGCTGTGGCGGGCGCCGGCGAGCAACGACGCGCTGGCCTCCAGCCCGAGTTCGGACGCGCACGATCCGGCCGCCTCCTGGCGGGGCGCGGACTGGACGCCGACCGGGCCCGACGCCTCATATGAGGACCAGTGGCATGCGGCCCACCTGGATCTCCTGAGTTCGCGGTTGCTGGAGGCCTCCCGGGACGGGTCCTCCGGCGGCGGAATGTTCCACGTGGAACGTCGCTACTCGGTGCCCGACAGCGCCGCCTCGGTGCGGGTGGTCGAGGACTGGGCCCTGGACGGCGATCGCCTGGCCCTGGACCTGTCCATGATCGCCAGCCCGGAGTGGCAGATCGTGTGGCCCAGGTTCGGCGTGCGGTTCGACCTGCCGGCCGGAGTCGATCATGCCTCCTGGTTCGGCACCGGTCCCGGGCCGTCCTACCCGGACTCCCGCCATGGCGTCCAGGTCGGCCGCTTTGAGGCCGGGATCGACGATCTCTTCGTCGACTACGCCGTCCCCCAGGAGAACGGCCACCGATCCGATCTGAGATCGCTGACACTCGGCAGCGCGGATGCCGACGGCGGCGTGACACCGTGGCTCCGGCTGGACACGGCTCCCGATGAGGCGGGACGCCGCCCCGGGTTCACGCTGAGCCGCTGGACCGCTCAGCAGATCACGGCCGCGGCCCACTCCTTCGAGCTGCCCGGGCCGACGGCGTCATATCTCTACCTGGACGCCGCACAGAACGGCCTGGGAAGCCGCTCCTGCGGCCCCGACGTGTGGCCCACCGAGCTGCTGCGCCCCGGATCACGCAGCCTGCACCTGAGCTTCAAGGAGCTGTGA